ACTGCTGCTACACCCAACTGATGGAAGGGATGCATCAAAATATTATGCTCTGCTTGAAATACAAGCATAAAGTTGAATGTACCAGAAATACCCAAAGGCATACCGTCAGAAAAACTACCTTGCCCAATCGGGTAAATCAAGAAGACAGACGTTGCAGCAGCGACAGGTGCAGAATAAGCTACACAAATCCAAGGACGCATTCCTAAGCGGTAGCTAAGTTCCCATTGCCGACCTAGCCAGCAAAAGATACCGATAAGAAAATGAAAGACAATCAGTTCATAGGGTCCACCATTGTATAACCATTCATCCAAAGAAGCTGCTTCCCAAATTGGGTAAAAGTGCAAGCCGATCGCATTAGAAGAAGGAACAACAGCACCAGTAATAATGTTGTTTCCGTAAAGTAAAGAACCGGAAACAGGTTCGCGAATGCCATCAATATCGACAGGTGGAGCGGCAATAAAGGCAATAATGAAACAAACGGTAGCGGTTAACAAACACGGAATCATCAGTACGCCGAACCAACCAACGTACAATCGATTTTCCGTACTCGTGACCCAATCACAGAACCGCTCCCACAGAT
The nucleotide sequence above comes from Gloeocapsopsis sp. IPPAS B-1203. Encoded proteins:
- the psbA gene encoding photosystem II q(b) protein: MTTILQRRESGNLWERFCDWVTSTENRLYVGWFGVLMIPCLLTATVCFIIAFIAAPPVDIDGIREPVSGSLLYGNNIITGAVVPSSNAIGLHFYPIWEAASLDEWLYNGGPYELIVFHFLIGIFCWLGRQWELSYRLGMRPWICVAYSAPVAAATSVFLIYPIGQGSFSDGMPLGISGTFNFMLVFQAEHNILMHPFHQLGVAAVFGGSLFCAMHGSLVTSSLIRETTEIESQNLGYKFGQEAETYSIVAAHGYFGRLIWQYASFNNSRSLHFFLGAWPVVGIWFTALGISTMAFNLNGFNFNQSVLDSQGRVVTTWADVLNRANLGIEVMHERNAHNFPLDLASGTPVPVAVSAPTISG